A DNA window from Methylocystis heyeri contains the following coding sequences:
- a CDS encoding OprO/OprP family phosphate-selective porin: protein MKHSGKGKPLTVAALSAFALLPTQAARADDTAAEIRELKKKLEQTIGEVQSLKSQLHRYEGKTAEQDRKLKEVRTETHKRKVADASRDVEPGKSGSGHAPLPFFIDLSHGLSVQSLDHADSFHLGGRIYVDGGGSTQPEKGLSETANLTQARLQVEGRLRSIWEYKFQYDFVGGSNAATVGAVGGIRDAYLALIHPGLKPPFLDNPIEIQIGNFYLPHGMERTGSKNYIDFIERSLMSDTFGAARHVGVAALTHGANWTFKAALSSTSVEDAALKPTADYPVPLWVPSKAGWISTGGSQYFDVTARATYAPIWSEDRLLHFGASGRYHRPNDSTAGNDDRVLTPGANTYMESNVLKTNLLGTPDLSCGAYGIAGNPAVAGHCVKNLLGYGLEGVAVFGPASIQAEYMNAQYNRDNSRILEANLAGILSPGGSSLNYSGYYVSGIYFLTGESKAAAYQVDNNSGGGSFRQIQIKHPLSQGGWGAWALTARYSEVDLNSGPYQGSTFANLIALAPTTKAKTLIFNSGVNGGREQDVTVGLNWYAEPGVRVMANWTRVMALAAPYSQPYLNGAHPNTFLVRTQIDW from the coding sequence TTGAAACATTCAGGAAAAGGCAAACCACTTACCGTCGCCGCGCTGAGCGCATTTGCGCTCCTGCCAACGCAGGCGGCGCGGGCGGACGACACCGCGGCCGAAATCCGTGAGCTGAAGAAAAAACTCGAACAGACCATCGGCGAGGTCCAATCGCTGAAGTCGCAGTTGCACCGCTACGAGGGAAAGACCGCCGAGCAGGACCGCAAGCTGAAAGAAGTCCGCACCGAAACCCACAAAAGGAAGGTTGCGGACGCCTCGCGCGACGTCGAACCGGGGAAAAGCGGTTCCGGCCACGCGCCGCTTCCGTTCTTCATCGACTTGAGCCACGGGCTTTCCGTGCAGTCGCTCGACCACGCCGACTCCTTTCATCTGGGCGGCCGCATTTATGTCGATGGCGGCGGATCCACCCAACCTGAGAAAGGCCTTTCGGAGACCGCCAATCTCACCCAGGCGCGCCTCCAGGTCGAAGGCCGGCTGCGCAGCATCTGGGAATATAAATTCCAGTACGATTTCGTCGGCGGCAGCAACGCCGCGACGGTCGGCGCGGTCGGCGGCATCCGCGACGCCTATCTCGCCCTGATACATCCGGGGCTCAAGCCGCCCTTCCTCGATAATCCGATCGAAATCCAGATCGGCAATTTCTACCTGCCTCACGGCATGGAGCGCACCGGCTCCAAAAACTATATCGACTTCATCGAGCGCTCGCTGATGTCCGATACTTTCGGCGCCGCCCGCCATGTCGGCGTCGCGGCTCTGACCCACGGCGCCAACTGGACCTTCAAGGCGGCCCTCAGCAGCACCAGCGTCGAAGACGCAGCGCTCAAGCCGACCGCCGACTATCCGGTCCCGCTCTGGGTTCCTTCCAAGGCGGGCTGGATCTCCACGGGCGGCAGCCAGTATTTCGACGTGACGGCTCGCGCCACTTACGCGCCGATCTGGTCGGAAGATCGCCTGCTGCATTTCGGCGCCTCGGGCCGCTATCATCGTCCCAACGACTCGACCGCCGGCAACGACGACCGCGTCCTGACGCCGGGCGCCAACACCTATATGGAAAGCAACGTGCTGAAGACGAATCTTCTCGGCACGCCCGACCTTTCCTGCGGCGCCTATGGCATAGCGGGCAACCCTGCCGTCGCCGGTCATTGCGTGAAAAACCTGCTCGGCTACGGCCTCGAGGGCGTCGCCGTGTTCGGGCCGGCGTCTATCCAGGCCGAATATATGAATGCGCAGTACAACCGCGACAACTCGCGCATTCTCGAGGCCAATCTGGCCGGGATTCTTTCCCCCGGCGGCTCCTCGCTGAACTACAGCGGCTATTATGTGTCGGGGATATATTTCCTGACCGGGGAGTCCAAGGCCGCCGCTTATCAGGTCGACAACAATTCCGGCGGAGGCAGCTTCAGGCAAATCCAGATCAAGCATCCGCTCAGCCAGGGCGGCTGGGGAGCCTGGGCGCTCACCGCGCGCTACAGCGAGGTGGATTTGAACAGCGGTCCGTATCAGGGAAGCACATTCGCCAATCTGATCGCATTGGCGCCTACGACCAAGGCGAAGACCCTCATTTTCAACTCCGGGGTCAATGGCGGACGCGAACAGGACGTCACCGTCGGCCTCAACTGGTACGCCGAACCGGGCGTGCGCGTGATGGCCAACTGGACCAGAGTGATGGCGCTCGCGGCGCCCTACAGCCAGCCCTATCTCAACGGCGCGCACCCCAACACCTTCCTGGTGCGCACGCAGATCGACTGGTGA
- a CDS encoding efflux transporter outer membrane subunit, whose product MRLVASSPHEGRGRRTVARFKRTPLRLSAVLAPLMLGACNFAPEYAPPVIEMPAQFKEAHGVGWETARPCDDQPRGTWWRSFNDRGLDELEPQIDEANQDLAAALAALDQARSYVAKAQAALLPSVNLDNSYSANKQSRHRPLRKANTPFSVNGQIESWQDTRPLNEPDHYGDNLLTLQSSYEVDLWGRVRNSIAVGEANAEGRAAQMESVRLSLQAELARIYLALRGLDSEVRLLNDTIEAYKRALALTRVRVEGQIASPEDQARAEAQLELARAQVVDLLGQRAQLEHAIATLIGKPASSFTLRPASLVEKTPAIPPSVPSALLERRPDIAAEERQVAAANAQIGVARAAFFPRLMINLSGGTQDTGLSLLNMRNSIWSLGPSITLPIFDAGARAADLAGAEAAYLETVARYRGSVLRAIQEVEDSLANLRWLAKGVQSMETASNAADKVLGISLTLYRDGATNYLDVVTAQTAALEARRSVLSLKTRRQEAAVALMLALGGGWPTPAPAPEQICMSH is encoded by the coding sequence ATGAGGCTGGTTGCGTCATCTCCCCATGAAGGGAGAGGCCGTCGAACGGTCGCGCGCTTCAAGCGAACGCCCCTGCGGCTCTCGGCCGTGCTCGCGCCGTTGATGCTCGGCGCATGCAACTTCGCCCCGGAATATGCGCCTCCGGTCATCGAGATGCCGGCGCAATTCAAGGAGGCGCACGGCGTCGGCTGGGAGACGGCGCGGCCCTGCGACGATCAGCCCAGGGGAACATGGTGGCGAAGTTTCAACGACCGCGGACTCGACGAGCTCGAGCCTCAGATCGACGAAGCGAACCAGGACCTCGCCGCCGCGCTCGCCGCGCTGGACCAGGCCCGTTCCTATGTCGCCAAAGCCCAGGCGGCGTTGCTGCCGTCGGTCAACCTCGACAACAGCTATTCCGCCAACAAGCAATCCCGCCATCGTCCGTTGCGCAAGGCCAATACGCCGTTCTCGGTCAACGGCCAGATCGAATCCTGGCAGGATACGCGGCCCCTCAACGAACCCGATCATTACGGCGACAACCTCCTGACCCTGCAATCGAGCTATGAGGTCGACCTGTGGGGGCGAGTGCGCAATTCCATTGCGGTCGGAGAGGCCAACGCCGAGGGCCGCGCGGCGCAGATGGAATCGGTCCGGCTGAGCCTACAGGCCGAGCTGGCGCGCATCTATCTCGCACTGCGGGGGCTGGACAGCGAAGTCAGGCTCTTGAACGACACCATCGAAGCCTATAAGCGCGCACTGGCGCTGACCAGAGTTCGCGTCGAGGGCCAAATCGCTTCGCCCGAGGATCAGGCGCGGGCCGAGGCCCAGCTCGAACTCGCCAGGGCGCAGGTCGTCGACCTGCTGGGGCAGCGGGCGCAGCTCGAACATGCGATTGCGACGCTGATCGGCAAGCCCGCCTCGTCTTTCACGCTCCGGCCGGCGTCGCTCGTCGAGAAGACGCCCGCGATTCCGCCGAGCGTTCCCTCGGCCTTGCTGGAGCGCCGCCCCGATATCGCCGCGGAGGAACGCCAGGTCGCCGCCGCCAACGCCCAGATCGGCGTAGCGCGCGCGGCGTTTTTTCCGCGTCTCATGATAAATCTTTCGGGCGGGACGCAGGACACCGGGCTCAGCCTGCTCAATATGCGCAACAGCATCTGGTCGCTCGGCCCTTCCATCACGCTGCCGATTTTCGACGCCGGCGCGCGCGCCGCCGATCTTGCGGGAGCGGAAGCCGCCTATCTGGAGACGGTGGCGCGTTATCGCGGCTCGGTGCTGCGGGCGATCCAGGAAGTCGAGGACAGCCTCGCCAATCTGCGTTGGCTCGCCAAGGGGGTGCAGAGCATGGAGACGGCCTCGAACGCCGCAGACAAGGTTCTCGGCATCTCGCTCACGCTGTATCGTGACGGAGCGACCAATTACCTCGACGTGGTGACGGCGCAGACCGCGGCGCTCGAGGCGAGGCGCTCGGTCCTCAGCCTGAAGACGCGCCGCCAGGAAGCCGCCGTAGCCCTCATGCTGGCGCTGGGCGGCGGCTGGCCGACGCCGGCCCCGGCGCCCGAACAAATTTGCATGTCGCATTGA
- a CDS encoding efflux RND transporter periplasmic adaptor subunit, with product MVHSDDGALPGSGEKRALRKIKRRFLIGIAIAATLAAGGIVIRGLNAERLDDWTRRQAVPTVKAVPPKANAGVQELVLPGNIQAFYDARLRARVSGYVKSWKYDIGAHVKAGEIIAAIDAPDLEQQLEQAKGEQARAESETQLAKVTSKRWSALRASTAVSQQSVDEKSGEYGAKQGQVAAARANVERLKALQGFTQITAPFTGVVTARNVDIGDLVGPDRARELFSVADIHQVRIYVSVPQSYVAQLHEGMSAKLRLPQYPGKLFSAKLVATSNAIAEQSRALLVQLIADNPEGALLPGSFAEVHFQLPGNPEILRIPADAILYRDNRLNVATVGPGDKVLVKPIEIARDLGSEIEVASGVTASDRIIENPSDMIRDGDVVRLMEVGAPKASPTSKGNH from the coding sequence ATGGTCCACAGTGACGACGGCGCCCTTCCGGGCAGCGGCGAAAAACGCGCCTTGCGCAAGATCAAACGACGTTTCCTGATCGGGATAGCCATCGCCGCAACGCTGGCGGCGGGAGGCATAGTCATTCGCGGACTCAATGCGGAGCGTCTCGACGACTGGACCCGGCGCCAGGCCGTTCCGACCGTCAAGGCGGTTCCGCCCAAGGCGAACGCCGGCGTGCAGGAGCTGGTGCTTCCCGGCAATATCCAGGCGTTCTACGACGCCCGGCTGCGCGCCCGCGTCAGCGGCTACGTCAAGAGCTGGAAATACGATATCGGCGCGCATGTGAAGGCGGGCGAGATCATCGCCGCAATAGACGCGCCGGATCTCGAACAGCAGCTCGAGCAGGCCAAGGGCGAGCAGGCCCGGGCCGAGTCGGAAACCCAGCTCGCGAAGGTGACCTCGAAACGCTGGTCGGCCCTGCGCGCGTCCACCGCCGTTTCGCAGCAGAGCGTCGACGAAAAGAGCGGCGAATACGGCGCCAAGCAGGGGCAGGTCGCCGCCGCGCGCGCCAATGTGGAAAGGCTCAAGGCGCTTCAGGGATTCACCCAGATCACTGCGCCTTTCACGGGCGTCGTGACCGCGCGCAACGTGGACATCGGCGACCTCGTCGGGCCCGACCGGGCGCGGGAGCTGTTCTCCGTCGCGGATATTCATCAGGTGCGCATTTATGTCAGCGTTCCCCAGTCCTATGTGGCCCAGCTTCACGAGGGAATGTCGGCGAAGCTGAGGCTGCCGCAATATCCGGGCAAACTGTTCTCCGCGAAGCTCGTCGCCACCTCCAATGCGATCGCCGAGCAATCCCGAGCGCTGCTGGTCCAGCTCATCGCGGATAATCCCGAAGGCGCGCTTCTGCCCGGCTCCTTCGCCGAGGTTCATTTTCAACTGCCCGGTAACCCCGAGATCCTGCGCATTCCGGCGGATGCGATCCTTTATCGCGACAATCGCCTCAACGTCGCCACGGTGGGACCCGGCGACAAGGTTCTGGTCAAGCCCATCGAAATCGCGCGCGACCTCGGGTCCGAAATCGAAGTCGCCTCCGGCGTAACGGCGTCGGATCGCATCATCGAGAATCCCTCGGATATGATTCGCGACGGCGACGTCGTCCGCCTGATGGAAGTCGGAGCGCCCAAAGCCTCGCCGACGTCGAAGGGGAACCATTAG
- a CDS encoding efflux RND transporter permease subunit, protein MLAIVRTALQRPYTFVVMAMLILIFGVMSWIKTPTDIFPNIGIPVISVVWTYNGLPPDDMSGRIIYFYERTLTAQVNDIEHIESQSLPGYGIVKVYFQPNVKIDMALAQVTAASQTVLKFLPAGITPPYVLTFNASSVPVLQLALSSDTLTETELFDYGQNFIRPQLATVAGAAIPSPYGGKVRQVQIDIDQRKLQKYGLSAQDVVETIATQNLITPVGTQKIGQFEYIVSLNVSPLQIAELNDLPIKKTEGTILYIRDVAFVHDSSPPQINEVRVDGAPAVLMSIQKSGSASTLDVINGVKALLPKIQASLPKELRLVAVGDQSAFVQAAVAGVIREGAIAAALTGMMILLFLGSWRSTLIITISIPLSILSAITVLSLMGETINVMTLGGFALAVGILVDDATVTIENIDRHLEGGEYIVDAILNGAQEIIIPATVSLLAISIVFVPTFTLGGVAGYLFRPMAEAVILSLIASYILTYTLVPTIARYILAGPHSHGAEGEKKPSTNPLVRFQRGFEHRFERLRFIYKDLLTVALGRPWPFVFSLLGLVVVSFGLAPFLGQNFFPAIEAGQIKLHMRAPIGARIEETSRICDKVETEVRKLAPEGALESIVDNIGLPISGINMAYGNSGTIGVTDADIMITLKPEFENKTDEYIGKLRDELPRLFPGTSFAFLPADIVTQILNFGLPAPIDVQVAGNKTAANRAYAEEIFRKISLVPGVADPRIQQAFNAPTLRVEVDRSRAIDVGLSERDVAASMQNTLAGSIQNAPTFWLNPKTGVSYPIVVQTPQYWMSSLGDLNNMPITSKTGDQLVGAVSGVSREPSNAVVSHYDVQPVIDIYATTHGRDLGAVARDIQSILKDTAKDAPAGARISLRGQVSTMTTAYIQLFGGLALAIVLIYLLIVVNFQSWLDPFVIVSALPTALAGIVWMLFLSFTTLSVPALTGAIMCMGVATANSILVVSFARERLAEGADATTAALDAGFTRFRPVLMTALAMIIGMIPMALSAEQNAPLGRAVIGGLSCATIATLFFVPVVFSLVHKTPHRAQGPAQRES, encoded by the coding sequence ATGCTCGCAATCGTCCGGACCGCGCTGCAACGCCCTTACACCTTCGTGGTGATGGCGATGCTGATCCTGATCTTCGGCGTGATGTCCTGGATCAAGACGCCGACGGATATTTTTCCCAATATCGGCATACCGGTCATCAGCGTGGTGTGGACCTACAATGGCCTGCCGCCGGACGACATGTCGGGACGCATCATTTATTTCTATGAGCGGACTTTGACCGCCCAGGTCAACGATATCGAGCATATCGAGTCGCAATCGCTGCCGGGATACGGAATAGTCAAAGTCTATTTCCAGCCCAATGTGAAGATCGACATGGCGCTCGCGCAAGTGACCGCTGCGTCGCAGACCGTGCTCAAATTTCTTCCCGCGGGAATAACGCCGCCCTATGTGCTGACCTTCAACGCTTCGAGCGTGCCGGTGCTGCAGCTCGCTCTGTCGAGCGATACGCTGACGGAAACCGAACTTTTCGACTACGGACAGAATTTCATCCGCCCGCAGCTCGCAACCGTGGCGGGCGCGGCGATACCTTCGCCCTATGGCGGCAAGGTTCGGCAGGTCCAGATCGACATCGATCAGCGCAAGCTGCAAAAATACGGGCTGTCCGCACAGGATGTGGTCGAGACGATCGCCACCCAGAACCTCATCACGCCCGTCGGCACGCAAAAGATCGGACAATTCGAGTATATCGTTTCCCTGAACGTCTCGCCCCTCCAAATCGCGGAGCTCAACGACCTTCCGATCAAGAAGACGGAAGGGACGATCCTCTATATCCGGGACGTCGCTTTCGTCCACGACAGCAGCCCGCCACAGATCAACGAGGTCCGGGTGGACGGCGCGCCAGCGGTGCTGATGTCGATACAAAAATCCGGCTCCGCCTCGACGCTGGACGTCATCAACGGGGTCAAGGCGCTGCTGCCGAAGATCCAGGCCTCGCTGCCCAAGGAGCTTCGCCTCGTCGCCGTCGGCGATCAATCCGCCTTCGTTCAGGCGGCCGTCGCCGGCGTCATCCGGGAGGGCGCCATCGCCGCCGCGCTCACGGGCATGATGATCCTGCTCTTTCTCGGCAGTTGGCGCTCGACGCTCATCATCACCATTTCGATTCCGCTCTCTATTCTGAGCGCCATCACGGTCCTTTCCCTGATGGGAGAGACGATCAATGTGATGACCCTCGGCGGCTTCGCGCTCGCGGTCGGCATTCTCGTGGACGACGCGACAGTCACGATCGAGAACATCGACCGGCATCTCGAGGGCGGCGAATATATCGTCGATGCGATATTGAACGGCGCACAGGAGATCATCATCCCCGCCACAGTGTCGCTGCTGGCGATCTCCATCGTTTTCGTGCCGACTTTCACGCTGGGCGGCGTCGCGGGCTATCTTTTCCGGCCCATGGCCGAGGCGGTGATCCTTTCCCTGATCGCCTCCTATATCCTCACCTATACGCTGGTGCCGACGATCGCCCGCTATATACTCGCGGGGCCGCACTCCCACGGCGCCGAGGGAGAGAAGAAACCCTCGACCAATCCGCTGGTGCGGTTCCAGCGCGGCTTCGAGCACCGTTTCGAAAGACTGCGCTTCATCTACAAGGATCTGCTCACTGTCGCTCTCGGGCGGCCCTGGCCTTTTGTTTTCTCGCTCCTCGGCCTGGTGGTCGTGTCCTTCGGCCTCGCGCCCTTTCTGGGCCAGAACTTCTTTCCGGCCATCGAGGCGGGCCAGATCAAGCTGCATATGCGCGCTCCGATAGGCGCCCGAATCGAGGAAACCTCCCGTATTTGCGACAAGGTCGAGACCGAGGTGCGCAAGCTGGCGCCCGAAGGCGCTCTGGAGTCGATCGTCGACAACATCGGCCTGCCGATCAGCGGCATCAACATGGCCTACGGCAATTCGGGGACGATCGGCGTCACCGACGCCGACATCATGATCACGCTCAAGCCCGAATTCGAAAACAAGACCGACGAATATATCGGAAAGCTGCGCGACGAACTCCCGCGCCTGTTTCCGGGGACGAGCTTCGCCTTTCTGCCGGCGGACATAGTCACGCAAATCCTGAACTTCGGCCTCCCTGCGCCGATCGACGTGCAGGTCGCGGGCAACAAGACGGCTGCGAACCGCGCCTATGCCGAGGAGATTTTTCGGAAGATTTCACTTGTCCCCGGCGTCGCCGATCCGCGCATCCAGCAGGCCTTCAACGCCCCGACCCTGCGGGTCGAGGTCGATCGGTCCCGTGCGATCGACGTCGGCCTGAGCGAAAGGGACGTCGCGGCGTCGATGCAGAACACGCTCGCGGGCAGCATTCAAAACGCGCCGACCTTCTGGCTCAACCCCAAGACCGGCGTCTCCTATCCGATCGTGGTGCAGACCCCGCAATATTGGATGTCCTCCCTCGGCGATCTCAACAACATGCCGATCACGTCCAAGACGGGGGACCAGCTCGTGGGCGCCGTGTCCGGCGTCTCCCGCGAACCGAGCAACGCCGTCGTCTCGCACTATGACGTGCAGCCGGTCATCGACATCTACGCGACCACCCACGGCCGCGATCTCGGCGCGGTCGCCCGCGACATCCAGTCGATCCTCAAGGACACCGCAAAGGACGCCCCGGCGGGCGCCAGGATCTCGCTGCGCGGTCAGGTTTCCACGATGACGACCGCCTATATCCAGCTCTTTGGCGGCCTCGCGCTGGCGATCGTTCTGATCTATCTGCTCATAGTCGTGAATTTCCAGTCCTGGCTCGATCCCTTCGTGATCGTCAGCGCGCTTCCGACCGCTCTCGCCGGCATTGTCTGGATGCTCTTCCTGAGCTTCACCACGCTTTCGGTCCCGGCGCTCACCGGCGCGATCATGTGCATGGGCGTCGCGACGGCGAACAGCATTCTGGTGGTCAGCTTCGCCCGGGAGCGTCTCGCCGAGGGCGCCGATGCGACCACTGCGGCTCTCGACGCCGGCTTCACCCGGTTTCGACCGGTGCTGATGACCGCGCTCGCAATGATCATCGGCATGATTCCCATGGCGCTCAGCGCCGAGCAGAACGCGCCGCTCGGGCGCGCCGTCATCGGCGGGCTTTCCTGCGCCACGATCGCGACGCTCTTCTTCGTGCCGGTCGTCTTCAGTCTGGTTCACAAAACTCCCCACCGCGCGCAAGGCCCTGCGCAACGAGAGTCTTAA
- a CDS encoding branched-chain amino acid aminotransferase, whose amino-acid sequence MNIAASSPISAAPSRTWTYFGGEWREGNQPVLGVRSHGAWLGSVVFDGARAFEGVAPDLDKHLERVNRSAENMLLEPLVGVDRWRSLVEEGLSRFAPDAQLYIRPMYWAEQGLGGGVRFEPQSTNWCLTIYEAPMPAPRGGGVTLSPFRRPTLESAPVNAKASCLYANGARALIEAARRGFDNCLMLDALGNVAEFANSNAFLAREGAVFTPAPNGTFLDGVTRQRVIGLLRGAGVEVVETVLSYKDFLEADEIFSTGNFQKVAPMTRIDQRELEPGPFFKKARELYWDFAHGEGRKPTLAAAS is encoded by the coding sequence ATGAATATCGCCGCTTCCTCGCCGATCTCCGCCGCGCCTTCGAGGACCTGGACCTATTTCGGAGGGGAATGGCGCGAAGGCAATCAGCCGGTGCTCGGCGTGCGCTCCCATGGGGCCTGGCTGGGCTCGGTCGTATTCGACGGCGCCCGGGCCTTCGAAGGCGTCGCTCCCGATCTCGACAAGCATCTCGAACGCGTGAACCGCTCGGCCGAAAACATGCTGCTGGAGCCGCTGGTCGGCGTGGACCGGTGGCGAAGCCTCGTAGAAGAGGGCTTGAGCCGTTTCGCGCCGGACGCGCAGCTTTACATCCGCCCGATGTATTGGGCCGAACAGGGTCTCGGGGGCGGCGTGCGCTTCGAGCCTCAATCCACCAATTGGTGCCTGACCATTTATGAAGCGCCGATGCCCGCGCCTCGCGGCGGCGGCGTCACTCTCTCGCCTTTCCGCAGGCCCACGCTGGAATCGGCCCCGGTGAACGCCAAGGCGAGCTGCCTCTACGCCAATGGCGCACGCGCCCTGATAGAAGCCGCGCGGCGCGGATTCGACAACTGCCTGATGCTCGATGCGCTCGGCAATGTAGCCGAATTCGCCAATTCCAACGCCTTCCTGGCGAGGGAGGGCGCCGTGTTCACTCCCGCGCCCAACGGGACCTTCCTCGACGGCGTGACGCGCCAGCGCGTCATCGGCCTTCTGCGCGGGGCCGGGGTCGAGGTCGTGGAGACTGTTCTTTCCTACAAGGACTTTCTCGAAGCCGACGAAATCTTTTCTACCGGAAACTTCCAGAAGGTCGCGCCGATGACGCGGATCGACCAGCGCGAACTCGAACCGGGGCCGTTCTTTAAGAAAGCGCGCGAACTCTATTGGGATTTCGCCCATGGCGAAGGCCGCAAGCCGACGCTGGCCGCCGCGTCTTGA
- a CDS encoding cupin domain-containing protein — protein MSEEKKIEFGSANGLALQPAPINPEWIREGAPVARNGLLSRSADGSAFTLIWDCTGGVFEWRYDIDETVFILEGSVTVSDGDRTVVLGQGDTVFFPAGTTALWRVESYVRKVAFCRRPPHRAYVVALETAKNILRALGLRKGDSSASAMFGEVA, from the coding sequence ATGTCCGAGGAAAAGAAAATCGAGTTCGGCAGCGCCAACGGCCTCGCCCTGCAGCCGGCGCCGATCAATCCCGAGTGGATCCGCGAAGGCGCGCCCGTGGCGCGCAACGGCCTTCTTTCGCGCAGCGCAGACGGCTCGGCCTTCACGCTGATATGGGACTGCACCGGCGGCGTATTCGAGTGGCGTTACGACATCGACGAAACCGTCTTCATCCTCGAAGGTTCGGTTACGGTGTCGGACGGGGACAGGACCGTCGTTCTCGGGCAAGGAGACACTGTTTTTTTCCCCGCCGGAACAACCGCCTTGTGGCGCGTCGAATCCTATGTCCGCAAGGTCGCCTTTTGCCGGCGGCCGCCTCACCGGGCCTATGTGGTCGCCCTGGAAACGGCGAAAAACATATTGCGGGCCCTCGGCCTGCGCAAAGGCGACAGCTCCGCATCCGCCATGTTCGGAGAAGTCGCCTGA
- a CDS encoding homoserine O-acetyltransferase/O-succinyltransferase family protein — translation MPVSILPQARGADALEIALVNNMPDQALEATRRQFAQLASAAAAGVPFRLSCYALASVPRSETGRRALAQSYEDIEALYARGADALIVTGTEPRAESLDQEPYWDDFARLVDWALTHTLGALWSCLGAHAAVQRLDGIRRRRLDAKLSGIFKCEILGPDWANEGAAGAIVAPHSRYNGLPLQDLENCGYNISSWSPAVGADNFWRREPSLFLFTQGHPEYDADTLAREFRRDVLRYLTGERRGFPEPPENYFSAAAETQLAELRRKPQGSSRAAFAEKLHAVLAAEPLANHWADDAARLYRNWFADIAQEKRRRFLSAS, via the coding sequence ATGCCGGTCTCGATCCTGCCGCAGGCGCGCGGCGCAGACGCGCTGGAAATCGCTCTGGTGAACAACATGCCCGACCAGGCGCTCGAAGCGACCAGGCGCCAGTTTGCGCAGCTCGCGAGCGCCGCTGCGGCGGGCGTTCCGTTTCGCCTCAGCTGCTACGCCCTGGCCAGCGTGCCGCGCAGCGAAACCGGGCGCCGGGCGCTGGCGCAGTCCTACGAGGACATCGAGGCGCTCTATGCGCGAGGGGCCGACGCCCTGATCGTCACGGGCACGGAGCCTCGCGCGGAATCTCTCGACCAGGAGCCCTATTGGGACGATTTTGCGCGGCTGGTGGACTGGGCGCTAACGCATACGCTCGGCGCCTTGTGGTCCTGCCTTGGAGCCCATGCCGCGGTCCAGCGCCTGGACGGCATAAGAAGAAGACGCCTCGACGCAAAGCTCAGCGGGATTTTCAAATGCGAAATCCTCGGGCCGGACTGGGCCAATGAGGGCGCGGCGGGCGCGATCGTCGCGCCCCACTCGCGCTACAACGGCCTCCCGCTGCAGGATCTCGAAAACTGCGGCTACAATATTTCGTCATGGTCGCCCGCGGTCGGCGCCGACAATTTCTGGCGCCGCGAGCCGAGCCTGTTTCTGTTCACGCAGGGGCATCCCGAATATGACGCCGACACCCTGGCGCGGGAGTTTCGGCGCGACGTTCTGCGCTATCTGACCGGAGAACGCAGAGGGTTCCCGGAGCCCCCCGAAAATTACTTCTCCGCCGCCGCCGAGACGCAGCTCGCAGAATTGCGCCGAAAGCCGCAGGGCTCAAGCCGCGCAGCCTTCGCCGAAAAATTGCACGCAGTTCTCGCGGCGGAGCCGCTCGCGAACCACTGGGCCGATGACGCCGCAAGACTTTACAGGAACTGGTTCGCCGACATCGCACAGGAGAAGAGACGCCGCTTCCTGAGCGCTTCTTGA